In one window of Nostoc sp. 'Lobaria pulmonaria (5183) cyanobiont' DNA:
- a CDS encoding helix-turn-helix domain-containing protein has product MTFSIIIKENSINNFDTYSNRSQESAMKEIIAANLNRYRKSLGLSQEQLAATTGVTRQSINNYENAKTLPDSKILSALASVLGITLDDLLRSQGEGLPNFRFRAHVSFDKNAQFAAQVLRMLQTYNALEQAVGLPTYTPESTPCHQVEGNEKHIQTIAALFRHRLGLGDAPIANLFQSVEEIGLKVLRSSVPIKGFFGLSACSDIEGAFVLVNTHNITIERQLFTLAHEIGHLIFHRVEYQDTLIEEGTKEEEKAREKVADYFASHLLVPQAEFEQIYSLTKDIVKLKRHFRVSYLVILNRLAEMKIIDFAKEKAQICAIYKKQHNGASLQNSMELPPALPADDYPENERYEFLIWQSLKLGKISEMKAAELLNLTVEKLRVRRQENEVYAVA; this is encoded by the coding sequence TTGACATTTTCTATTATAATTAAAGAAAATAGTATCAACAACTTTGACACCTATAGCAATCGCTCTCAAGAATCAGCCATGAAAGAGATCATTGCTGCGAACCTGAACCGCTACCGTAAAAGTCTAGGCTTGTCTCAAGAGCAACTTGCTGCAACTACCGGGGTAACTCGCCAGAGCATCAATAACTACGAGAACGCCAAAACTTTACCAGACAGCAAAATCCTCTCTGCTCTGGCGAGTGTTTTGGGCATTACACTCGATGACTTGCTACGCTCACAAGGTGAAGGACTACCCAACTTCCGGTTCCGCGCTCATGTTTCCTTTGACAAAAATGCCCAGTTTGCAGCCCAAGTGCTACGAATGCTGCAAACTTATAACGCCCTAGAACAAGCCGTTGGCTTACCGACCTACACCCCGGAAAGTACACCTTGCCATCAAGTAGAAGGCAACGAAAAGCACATTCAGACAATAGCTGCTTTGTTTCGCCATCGTCTGGGCTTGGGAGATGCTCCCATTGCCAACCTGTTTCAGTCTGTAGAAGAAATCGGCTTAAAAGTTTTACGCTCCTCCGTTCCCATTAAAGGTTTCTTTGGTCTGAGTGCTTGTAGTGATATTGAAGGTGCTTTTGTTTTGGTAAATACCCATAACATCACCATTGAACGTCAATTATTTACCCTTGCACATGAAATTGGACATCTAATCTTTCACCGTGTAGAGTACCAAGACACCCTGATTGAAGAAGGAACCAAAGAAGAAGAAAAAGCACGAGAAAAGGTGGCTGATTACTTTGCCAGTCACCTACTTGTTCCTCAAGCTGAATTTGAGCAGATATACTCACTTACCAAAGATATTGTCAAACTCAAACGGCATTTTCGGGTAAGTTACCTAGTCATCTTGAATCGTTTAGCAGAAATGAAAATCATTGATTTTGCTAAAGAGAAAGCCCAAATATGTGCTATTTATAAAAAGCAACATAATGGTGCATCTTTGCAAAACTCAATGGAATTACCACCAGCACTGCCTGCGGATGATTATCCAGAAAATGAACGTTATGAATTTCTAATTTGGCAGTCCTTAAAATTGGGCAAGATTTCAGAGATGAAAGCAGCAGAACTTCTCAACTTAACTGTTGAAAAACTGCGGGTGCGTCGTCAAGAAAATGAGGTTTATGCAGTCGCTTAA
- a CDS encoding tyrosine-type recombinase/integrase: MSKDTEPVELVVVQKLENALNAKIEAYFAGVIDSDPDVLEELLKSKNSEGTRRAYRKDINDFFTRMTGRSPQRDSILEFLHLEGHKATLVVTKYRAILNEASLAPNTINRRLAAIKSLVAFGRKLGVCNYAVDVDSIPVQSYLDTSGCTGEEFLTVIKGCDRSTKVGKRDYALLLLLWGNALRRNEISTLDLRHFDGNKGTLSILGKGKQVRVTINLPKVTVIAITDWVIARGGDMSSSRPMFTSVDFQNYGNRLTGDGIYKIVKRLFKRAGVEKHMSPHRCRHSAITAVLEKTDGNVRKAQKLSRHAKLNTLQIYDDNRNRDQLEMSELLMDGLD; encoded by the coding sequence ATGAGCAAAGATACAGAACCCGTTGAGTTAGTTGTAGTCCAAAAATTAGAAAATGCCCTCAATGCGAAAATTGAGGCATACTTTGCTGGTGTAATTGACTCAGATCCCGACGTGTTGGAGGAACTGCTTAAATCCAAAAATAGTGAGGGAACCCGTCGGGCTTACCGCAAAGATATCAACGATTTTTTTACTCGCATGACTGGGCGATCACCTCAGCGCGATTCTATCCTGGAGTTTTTGCATCTGGAGGGACACAAGGCTACCCTGGTAGTTACTAAATACAGAGCCATACTCAATGAAGCTTCCCTAGCACCTAACACGATAAACCGCCGACTCGCGGCCATCAAGTCTCTGGTTGCTTTTGGCCGAAAGCTGGGTGTATGCAACTATGCTGTGGATGTGGACAGCATCCCAGTGCAGTCATACCTCGACACTAGCGGTTGTACAGGCGAGGAATTTTTGACAGTCATTAAGGGGTGCGATCGCTCGACTAAGGTAGGGAAACGGGACTATGCTTTGCTGCTCCTACTGTGGGGCAATGCTTTGAGGAGAAATGAGATTAGCACCTTGGACTTGAGGCATTTTGACGGAAATAAGGGGACGCTATCAATTTTGGGTAAGGGCAAGCAAGTACGAGTGACAATTAACCTGCCAAAAGTCACGGTCATTGCGATTACTGATTGGGTGATTGCCCGTGGTGGTGATATGTCTTCATCGCGTCCGATGTTTACCTCGGTGGACTTTCAAAATTATGGTAACAGGTTAACCGGGGATGGCATTTATAAAATAGTTAAACGCTTGTTTAAACGGGCTGGTGTTGAAAAACACATGAGTCCGCACCGTTGCCGCCATAGTGCTATTACAGCTGTACTTGAAAAAACTGATGGCAATGTCCGCAAAGCCCAGAAACTCAGCAGACACGCTAAATTAAATACGCTCCAAATTTACGACGATAACCGCAATCGCGATCAACTGGAGATGTCTGAATTATTGATGGATGGGTTGGATTGA